In one window of Archocentrus centrarchus isolate MPI-CPG fArcCen1 chromosome 11, fArcCen1, whole genome shotgun sequence DNA:
- the LOC115788374 gene encoding BCL2/adenovirus E1B 19 kDa protein-interacting protein 2 isoform X3 — MSSGEPLGVHTDSQVISAVCLQPVSPVLLHLNVVFLRKQSLSRNNMESREEEPEEDTQRSFLEDEDPENIQPPNSTTTTSTTTADSPSALGPNLAAATDAQSDDEETGEKPLIAVASTKRTEDEEEVEEECGGKISAGSEEGEEDEGCKEADELHKVSDVKPGGADSEDKSLTPTRDRPAPPSTLALSSPQPVKKKVLMAPTLSLSLGRSESTVSDDLPSVFLSPSPEDEDDTALDFDLDAMETPSDNESLAFPMYDLNVEDDLRRLGVASSRHRGHSSSPRPRSDSKTGSLLETDQSGLGFLEREDVVDSQGIKWRCFATGDPPQESRANMSVLEPFLRVLSHGGYYGDGMNDIIVFSSCYLPENSLENYQYVMDNLFRFVVGTLELMVAENYVIVYLCAGGQKEKLPGISWLRECYTTIDRRLRKNLKGFYVVHPTWYIKALITIIKPFISTKFSRKLQFINSLKELSNVIPTEHVQIPDCVRQYDEKRSR; from the exons atgtcatcaggtGAGCCTCTAGGCGTACACACCGATTCTCAGGTGATCTCGGCTGTTTGTCTTCAACCCGTCTCACCTGTCTTACTTCACCTGAACGTCGTCTTTCTGAGGAAGCAGTCACT cagcaggaacaacATGGAGTCGAGAGAGGAGGAGCCTGAGGAAGACAcacagag ATCCTTTCTGGAAGATGAAGATCCTGAGAATATCCAGCCCCCCAACAGTACTACTACTACAAGTACTACAACAGCTGATAGTCCTTCAGCTCTGGGCCCAAATCTTGCTGCAGCAACAGATGCTCAATCAG ATGACGaggaaacaggagaaaaacCACTCATTGCTGTGGCAAGTACAAAGAGGACAGAAG atgaggaagaggtggaggaagaATGTGGGGGAAAAATATCTGCTGGAAGTGAGGAGGGTGAGGAAGACGAGGGGTGTAAGGAGG CAGATGAACTCCACAAGGTGTCTGATGTCAAGCCAG GTGGTGCTGATTCAGAGGACAAATCACTGACGCCCACCAGAGACAGACCAG cTCCTCCCAGCACTCTGGCTTTGTCCAGCCCACAAccagtgaagaagaaagtccTGATGGCTCCAACTCTCAGTCTGTCCTTAG GTCGCAGTGAGTCCACGGTCTCTGATGATCTGCCCTCTGTCTTCCTTTCCCCTTCacctgaagatgaagatgacacGGCACTTGATTTTGATCTGGATGCTATGGAGACGCCCTCTGACAACGAATCGCTGGCCTTCCCCATGTATGACCTAAACGTGGAAG ACGACCTGCGGCGTCTCGGAGTCGCTTCCAGTCGCCATAGAGGTCACAGCTCCAGCCCCAGGCCCAGGTCTGACTCTAAGACCGGTTCCCTGCTGGAGACAGACCAGAGCGGACTGGGCTTTCTGGAAAGGGAGGATGTGGTGGACAGCCAAGGCATCAAGTGGCGCTGTTTTGCCACAGGTGACCCTCCACAGGAGAGCCGGGCCAATATGAGCGTCCTGGAGCCATTTCTCAGGGTGCTGTCTCATGGAG GTTACTATGGAGACGGTATGAATGACATCATTGTGTTTTCCTCCTGTTACCTGCCAGAAAACAGTCTGGAGAATTACCAGTATGTGATGGACAATCTGTTCAG GTTTGTGGTGGGGACTCTGGAGCTAATGGTGGCAGAGAACTATGTGATTGTGTATCTCTGTGCGGGAGGtcagaaggaaaaactgccGGGAATCAGCTGGCTCAGAGAGTGTTACACCACCATCGACCGCAG gtTGAGGAAGAACCTGAAGGGTTTCTATGTGGTTCATCCCACCTGGTATATTAAAGCactcatcaccatcatcaaacCCTTCATCAG cacCAAGTTCAGCAGGAAGCTTCAGTTCATCAACAGCTTAAAGGAACTCTCTAATGTCATCCCCACTGAGCATGTACAGATCCCAGACTGTGTCAGACA GTATGATGAGAAGCGGTCCAGGTGA
- the LOC115788374 gene encoding bcl-2/adenovirus E1B 19 kDa-interacting protein 2-like protein isoform X4 → MSSGEPLGVHTDSQVISAVCLQPVSPVLLHLNVVFLRKQSLSSRNNMESREEEPEEDTQRSFLEDEDPENIQPPNSTTTTSTTTADSPSALGPNLAAATDAQSDDEETGEKPLIAVASTKRTEDEEEVEEECGGKISAGSEEGEEDEGCKEADELHKVSDVKPGGADSEDKSLTPTRDRPAPPSTLALSSPQPVKKKVLMAPTLSLSLGRSESTVSDDLPSVFLSPSPEDEDDTALDFDLDAMETPSDNESLAFPMYDLNVEDDLRRLGVASSRHRGHSSSPRPRSDSKTGSLLETDQSGLGFLEREDVVDSQGIKWRCFATGDPPQESRANMSVLEPFLRVLSHGGYYGDGMNDIIVFSSCYLPENSLENYQYVMDNLFRFVVGTLELMVAENYVIVYLCAGGQKEKLPGISWLRECYTTIDRRLRKNLKGFYVVHPTWYIKALITIIKPFIRCAASSPLL, encoded by the exons atgtcatcaggtGAGCCTCTAGGCGTACACACCGATTCTCAGGTGATCTCGGCTGTTTGTCTTCAACCCGTCTCACCTGTCTTACTTCACCTGAACGTCGTCTTTCTGAGGAAGCAGTCACT cagcagcaggaacaacATGGAGTCGAGAGAGGAGGAGCCTGAGGAAGACAcacagag ATCCTTTCTGGAAGATGAAGATCCTGAGAATATCCAGCCCCCCAACAGTACTACTACTACAAGTACTACAACAGCTGATAGTCCTTCAGCTCTGGGCCCAAATCTTGCTGCAGCAACAGATGCTCAATCAG ATGACGaggaaacaggagaaaaacCACTCATTGCTGTGGCAAGTACAAAGAGGACAGAAG atgaggaagaggtggaggaagaATGTGGGGGAAAAATATCTGCTGGAAGTGAGGAGGGTGAGGAAGACGAGGGGTGTAAGGAGG CAGATGAACTCCACAAGGTGTCTGATGTCAAGCCAG GTGGTGCTGATTCAGAGGACAAATCACTGACGCCCACCAGAGACAGACCAG cTCCTCCCAGCACTCTGGCTTTGTCCAGCCCACAAccagtgaagaagaaagtccTGATGGCTCCAACTCTCAGTCTGTCCTTAG GTCGCAGTGAGTCCACGGTCTCTGATGATCTGCCCTCTGTCTTCCTTTCCCCTTCacctgaagatgaagatgacacGGCACTTGATTTTGATCTGGATGCTATGGAGACGCCCTCTGACAACGAATCGCTGGCCTTCCCCATGTATGACCTAAACGTGGAAG ACGACCTGCGGCGTCTCGGAGTCGCTTCCAGTCGCCATAGAGGTCACAGCTCCAGCCCCAGGCCCAGGTCTGACTCTAAGACCGGTTCCCTGCTGGAGACAGACCAGAGCGGACTGGGCTTTCTGGAAAGGGAGGATGTGGTGGACAGCCAAGGCATCAAGTGGCGCTGTTTTGCCACAGGTGACCCTCCACAGGAGAGCCGGGCCAATATGAGCGTCCTGGAGCCATTTCTCAGGGTGCTGTCTCATGGAG GTTACTATGGAGACGGTATGAATGACATCATTGTGTTTTCCTCCTGTTACCTGCCAGAAAACAGTCTGGAGAATTACCAGTATGTGATGGACAATCTGTTCAG GTTTGTGGTGGGGACTCTGGAGCTAATGGTGGCAGAGAACTATGTGATTGTGTATCTCTGTGCGGGAGGtcagaaggaaaaactgccGGGAATCAGCTGGCTCAGAGAGTGTTACACCACCATCGACCGCAG gtTGAGGAAGAACCTGAAGGGTTTCTATGTGGTTCATCCCACCTGGTATATTAAAGCactcatcaccatcatcaaacCCTTCATCAGGTGTGCAGCTTCATCACCACTCCTCTGA
- the LOC115788374 gene encoding BCL2/adenovirus E1B 19 kDa protein-interacting protein 2 isoform X2, translating into MSSGEPLGVHTDSQVISAVCLQPVSPVLLHLNVVFLRKQSLSSRNNMESREEEPEEDTQRSFLEDEDPENIQPPNSTTTTSTTTADSPSALGPNLAAATDAQSDDEETGEKPLIAVASTKRTEDEEEVEEECGGKISAGSEEGEEDEGCKEDELHKVSDVKPGGADSEDKSLTPTRDRPAPPSTLALSSPQPVKKKVLMAPTLSLSLGRSESTVSDDLPSVFLSPSPEDEDDTALDFDLDAMETPSDNESLAFPMYDLNVEDDLRRLGVASSRHRGHSSSPRPRSDSKTGSLLETDQSGLGFLEREDVVDSQGIKWRCFATGDPPQESRANMSVLEPFLRVLSHGGYYGDGMNDIIVFSSCYLPENSLENYQYVMDNLFRFVVGTLELMVAENYVIVYLCAGGQKEKLPGISWLRECYTTIDRRLRKNLKGFYVVHPTWYIKALITIIKPFISTKFSRKLQFINSLKELSNVIPTEHVQIPDCVRQYDEKRSR; encoded by the exons atgtcatcaggtGAGCCTCTAGGCGTACACACCGATTCTCAGGTGATCTCGGCTGTTTGTCTTCAACCCGTCTCACCTGTCTTACTTCACCTGAACGTCGTCTTTCTGAGGAAGCAGTCACT cagcagcaggaacaacATGGAGTCGAGAGAGGAGGAGCCTGAGGAAGACAcacagag ATCCTTTCTGGAAGATGAAGATCCTGAGAATATCCAGCCCCCCAACAGTACTACTACTACAAGTACTACAACAGCTGATAGTCCTTCAGCTCTGGGCCCAAATCTTGCTGCAGCAACAGATGCTCAATCAG ATGACGaggaaacaggagaaaaacCACTCATTGCTGTGGCAAGTACAAAGAGGACAGAAG atgaggaagaggtggaggaagaATGTGGGGGAAAAATATCTGCTGGAAGTGAGGAGGGTGAGGAAGACGAGGGGTGTAAGGAGG ATGAACTCCACAAGGTGTCTGATGTCAAGCCAG GTGGTGCTGATTCAGAGGACAAATCACTGACGCCCACCAGAGACAGACCAG cTCCTCCCAGCACTCTGGCTTTGTCCAGCCCACAAccagtgaagaagaaagtccTGATGGCTCCAACTCTCAGTCTGTCCTTAG GTCGCAGTGAGTCCACGGTCTCTGATGATCTGCCCTCTGTCTTCCTTTCCCCTTCacctgaagatgaagatgacacGGCACTTGATTTTGATCTGGATGCTATGGAGACGCCCTCTGACAACGAATCGCTGGCCTTCCCCATGTATGACCTAAACGTGGAAG ACGACCTGCGGCGTCTCGGAGTCGCTTCCAGTCGCCATAGAGGTCACAGCTCCAGCCCCAGGCCCAGGTCTGACTCTAAGACCGGTTCCCTGCTGGAGACAGACCAGAGCGGACTGGGCTTTCTGGAAAGGGAGGATGTGGTGGACAGCCAAGGCATCAAGTGGCGCTGTTTTGCCACAGGTGACCCTCCACAGGAGAGCCGGGCCAATATGAGCGTCCTGGAGCCATTTCTCAGGGTGCTGTCTCATGGAG GTTACTATGGAGACGGTATGAATGACATCATTGTGTTTTCCTCCTGTTACCTGCCAGAAAACAGTCTGGAGAATTACCAGTATGTGATGGACAATCTGTTCAG GTTTGTGGTGGGGACTCTGGAGCTAATGGTGGCAGAGAACTATGTGATTGTGTATCTCTGTGCGGGAGGtcagaaggaaaaactgccGGGAATCAGCTGGCTCAGAGAGTGTTACACCACCATCGACCGCAG gtTGAGGAAGAACCTGAAGGGTTTCTATGTGGTTCATCCCACCTGGTATATTAAAGCactcatcaccatcatcaaacCCTTCATCAG cacCAAGTTCAGCAGGAAGCTTCAGTTCATCAACAGCTTAAAGGAACTCTCTAATGTCATCCCCACTGAGCATGTACAGATCCCAGACTGTGTCAGACA GTATGATGAGAAGCGGTCCAGGTGA
- the LOC115788374 gene encoding BCL2/adenovirus E1B 19 kDa protein-interacting protein 2 isoform X1 has product MSSGEPLGVHTDSQVISAVCLQPVSPVLLHLNVVFLRKQSLSSRNNMESREEEPEEDTQRSFLEDEDPENIQPPNSTTTTSTTTADSPSALGPNLAAATDAQSDDEETGEKPLIAVASTKRTEDEEEVEEECGGKISAGSEEGEEDEGCKEADELHKVSDVKPGGADSEDKSLTPTRDRPAPPSTLALSSPQPVKKKVLMAPTLSLSLGRSESTVSDDLPSVFLSPSPEDEDDTALDFDLDAMETPSDNESLAFPMYDLNVEDDLRRLGVASSRHRGHSSSPRPRSDSKTGSLLETDQSGLGFLEREDVVDSQGIKWRCFATGDPPQESRANMSVLEPFLRVLSHGGYYGDGMNDIIVFSSCYLPENSLENYQYVMDNLFRFVVGTLELMVAENYVIVYLCAGGQKEKLPGISWLRECYTTIDRRLRKNLKGFYVVHPTWYIKALITIIKPFISTKFSRKLQFINSLKELSNVIPTEHVQIPDCVRQYDEKRSR; this is encoded by the exons atgtcatcaggtGAGCCTCTAGGCGTACACACCGATTCTCAGGTGATCTCGGCTGTTTGTCTTCAACCCGTCTCACCTGTCTTACTTCACCTGAACGTCGTCTTTCTGAGGAAGCAGTCACT cagcagcaggaacaacATGGAGTCGAGAGAGGAGGAGCCTGAGGAAGACAcacagag ATCCTTTCTGGAAGATGAAGATCCTGAGAATATCCAGCCCCCCAACAGTACTACTACTACAAGTACTACAACAGCTGATAGTCCTTCAGCTCTGGGCCCAAATCTTGCTGCAGCAACAGATGCTCAATCAG ATGACGaggaaacaggagaaaaacCACTCATTGCTGTGGCAAGTACAAAGAGGACAGAAG atgaggaagaggtggaggaagaATGTGGGGGAAAAATATCTGCTGGAAGTGAGGAGGGTGAGGAAGACGAGGGGTGTAAGGAGG CAGATGAACTCCACAAGGTGTCTGATGTCAAGCCAG GTGGTGCTGATTCAGAGGACAAATCACTGACGCCCACCAGAGACAGACCAG cTCCTCCCAGCACTCTGGCTTTGTCCAGCCCACAAccagtgaagaagaaagtccTGATGGCTCCAACTCTCAGTCTGTCCTTAG GTCGCAGTGAGTCCACGGTCTCTGATGATCTGCCCTCTGTCTTCCTTTCCCCTTCacctgaagatgaagatgacacGGCACTTGATTTTGATCTGGATGCTATGGAGACGCCCTCTGACAACGAATCGCTGGCCTTCCCCATGTATGACCTAAACGTGGAAG ACGACCTGCGGCGTCTCGGAGTCGCTTCCAGTCGCCATAGAGGTCACAGCTCCAGCCCCAGGCCCAGGTCTGACTCTAAGACCGGTTCCCTGCTGGAGACAGACCAGAGCGGACTGGGCTTTCTGGAAAGGGAGGATGTGGTGGACAGCCAAGGCATCAAGTGGCGCTGTTTTGCCACAGGTGACCCTCCACAGGAGAGCCGGGCCAATATGAGCGTCCTGGAGCCATTTCTCAGGGTGCTGTCTCATGGAG GTTACTATGGAGACGGTATGAATGACATCATTGTGTTTTCCTCCTGTTACCTGCCAGAAAACAGTCTGGAGAATTACCAGTATGTGATGGACAATCTGTTCAG GTTTGTGGTGGGGACTCTGGAGCTAATGGTGGCAGAGAACTATGTGATTGTGTATCTCTGTGCGGGAGGtcagaaggaaaaactgccGGGAATCAGCTGGCTCAGAGAGTGTTACACCACCATCGACCGCAG gtTGAGGAAGAACCTGAAGGGTTTCTATGTGGTTCATCCCACCTGGTATATTAAAGCactcatcaccatcatcaaacCCTTCATCAG cacCAAGTTCAGCAGGAAGCTTCAGTTCATCAACAGCTTAAAGGAACTCTCTAATGTCATCCCCACTGAGCATGTACAGATCCCAGACTGTGTCAGACA GTATGATGAGAAGCGGTCCAGGTGA